The genomic interval GGAAGCTGTTGGAGATGGGAATGGAGCATGTTAGTGTAACAGAGGTACTTAAGTGAACTTAAATAATTAACATtgtctgagacctgaagacttgcgTTAGCACCCTAGACTAATCCCTACGGCTTTAGCTCAGAGGACTAACAGTTTCCGGCGCTCAGAAAACCTGTTGTCACAGCTTCATTAATCtaacccagtacactactttggtGTCATGACAGATTGGGTCCCCCTACCTCTTGAGAATAACGAGAGCATGCATGGTCCAAGGTAAGTAGATGAACGGAGTGTTGGTCCGGACTGCGTCCACTGTCCGCAGGGCCACCAGCTCAGGATTTAGCGGGGGGAAGAGCTGAGGGAACCTGGGGGATGAACACAACACTTCACCTTCACTCTTTTTtcggcagcaggtagcctagtggttagagagttgggccagtaaccgaaaggttctgcccctgaacaaggcagttaacccaccgttccccggtaggccatccttgaaaataagaatttgttcttaactgacttgtctcgttaaataaaggttaaattaaaaatgtatatatttagcCATGCAAGACATGTGAAAAGTGTCATGAATTTATCACAAAATGGATGAATCAACAATACTGAACTTATTCCTCCAGCCATTGGTGTGTGAATGGGATTGGTTATTCCATCTATGGTTTTCTTAAGGAACCTCTGAGCCCATGTGTCATTTCTGTGTGCTGACTCACTATACACTGGTTGACCCATAGCAAAACTAGAGTGCCATGTATAGTAGGCCCAATGTATGGGAGGACTAATATATGGGAGGCCCATGGTGGTCCGACTTACCTGACTCTCATGCCCTGGAACATGTCAGTGTTGGTGTGGAAGGGGAGCACGGTGGTGCAGCCCACCCCAGGGCAGTCCAGCAGGCCGAGGGTCAGGCTCTCCATGAACGCCAGGGACGAGGCCTTGGAGGTGCAATAATCTATGGCCCCCGGGATGGAGGACAGGGACAGGATGGAGTTGATACACACCACATGGCCATGGCAAAGCTCTAGCATGCGGGGTAGGAAGGCTTTGGTGGTCTAGAGAAAGAGACTACAATTAAATAAGGAAATAATCTCAGCAAAAAAATtctctcctgtgtgctacctatatccccccactagaatccccatactttaatgaagacagcttctctaTCCTAGAAGGGGAGATCAATCATTTCCAGatccagggacatgtactagtctgtggtgacccaaaatgccagaactggacaagaacctgacatcaagacagaggggaggggggggaacaCCTACCTGAAGATGACAGCATTCCCGCCCCAATATGCCACCTCTACGACAAAAccaccaacaaaaacaggtcacaactccttcAGCTCGGTCACATGCTGGGTAGGTATAGTCAATAGTAGGCTTTGAGGGGattcctatggtaggtacacctatagctaaTTTCTTGGaagcagtacagtagactactttatcacaaacctcaacccagagtctctcagtcagcccactgacatccctatcagatcacagcagaATCACAGTCTAcatgaacagagcaatactcaatgaTTGAGGCATCAAAGCAAACAACTTGCATACTATAGATGGGAGGGTAGTGCAGAAACCTAACAGAAAACAATTAGCTAAAAACCAATTCAATCCCTTTACGACAACATCCTGGACAAAACATGTCACTATGgtgaaacaatacagaaatacactaagaaaaaagaaagaacagcatgtcagacatcagctcaatgtaattgaagaatcaatagaatctaaccacttctgggaaaattggaacacactaTACAAACATGAAGAGCCATCTACCCAAAATGGAGATGTAcag from Oncorhynchus tshawytscha isolate Ot180627B linkage group LG22, Otsh_v2.0, whole genome shotgun sequence carries:
- the LOC112222076 gene encoding short-chain dehydrogenase/reductase 3 isoform X3 codes for the protein MEQKKLILWGRTERCLMETCEEISLTTGAECHYFLCDVANREEVYKQAKVVREKVGDVTILVNNAAVVHGKSLMASDDDALMKTQHINTLGQFWTTKAFLPRMLELCHGHVVCINSILSLSSIPGAIDYCTSKASSLAFMESLTLGLLDCPGVGCTTVLPFHTNTDMFQGMRVRFPQLFPPLNPELVALRTVDAVRTNTPFIYLPWTMHALVILKSFLPQAALEEIQRFSGCYTCMDTFKGRT